Proteins encoded by one window of Akkermansia muciniphila ATCC BAA-835:
- a CDS encoding pyridoxal phosphate-dependent aminotransferase — protein sequence MDMISPSIAALTPSLTLKVTNRAKAMKASGEEVYGLAGGEPEMDTPENIKQAAIAALNNGATKYTPSAGLPALRQAIAEKLKRENNLEYDFTQITVGAGAKHACFNAIMATVSEGDEVIIPAPYWVSYPEMVRMCGGIPVIVETTAENGWKLTAEQFEEAMTPRTKMVILTTPNNPTGSVYSEEELRALGEVALSEDILILADEIYEHLVYGDARHVSIASLSPELYDLTITINGFSKGYAMTGWRLGYSAAPAAIAKAIQMIQDHTTSNVCTFAQYGGIEALTGDQSFISDMRDEYDMRRQYVYSRLSAIPNISVVEPQGAFYFFVDTSRLGLTSLNLCDKLLERYKVAAVPGIAFGNDKAIRISYCTTLDILKEALDRFEEFCKAH from the coding sequence ATGGACATGATTTCCCCCAGCATTGCGGCATTGACCCCTTCCCTGACCCTCAAGGTGACCAACCGGGCCAAGGCTATGAAAGCCTCCGGTGAAGAAGTTTACGGTTTGGCAGGCGGTGAACCTGAAATGGACACCCCGGAAAACATCAAGCAGGCAGCCATCGCGGCCCTGAACAACGGAGCCACCAAATATACGCCTTCCGCCGGTCTTCCCGCACTCCGCCAGGCCATCGCAGAAAAGCTCAAGAGGGAAAACAACCTGGAATACGATTTCACCCAGATCACCGTGGGAGCCGGCGCCAAGCACGCCTGTTTCAACGCCATCATGGCAACCGTATCCGAGGGGGATGAAGTCATCATCCCCGCTCCGTACTGGGTCAGCTATCCGGAAATGGTCCGCATGTGCGGAGGCATCCCCGTCATCGTGGAAACCACGGCGGAAAACGGATGGAAGCTTACCGCCGAACAATTTGAGGAAGCCATGACCCCCCGCACCAAGATGGTCATCCTCACTACCCCGAACAATCCGACCGGGTCCGTTTATTCCGAAGAAGAACTGCGCGCCCTGGGAGAAGTGGCCCTGAGCGAAGACATCCTCATCCTGGCTGATGAAATTTACGAACACCTCGTATACGGGGACGCCAGGCACGTCAGCATCGCCTCCCTCAGTCCGGAACTGTACGACCTGACCATCACCATCAACGGCTTCTCCAAGGGCTACGCCATGACTGGATGGCGCCTAGGCTATTCCGCAGCTCCGGCAGCCATTGCCAAGGCCATCCAGATGATTCAGGATCACACCACTTCCAACGTCTGTACGTTCGCCCAGTATGGAGGTATTGAGGCCCTTACGGGAGACCAGAGCTTCATCAGCGACATGCGCGACGAATATGACATGCGCCGCCAGTACGTTTACTCCCGCCTCAGCGCCATCCCGAATATCAGTGTTGTGGAGCCGCAGGGCGCTTTCTACTTCTTTGTGGACACAAGCAGGCTGGGACTCACCTCCCTGAATCTGTGCGACAAGCTTCTGGAACGCTACAAGGTCGCGGCCGTCCCCGGCATCGCCTTCGGCAATGACAAGGCCATCCGCATCAGCTACTGCACCACGCTGGACATTCTGAAAGAAGCTCTGGACCGCTTTGAAGAATTCTGCAAGGCGCATTAA
- the murJ gene encoding murein biosynthesis integral membrane protein MurJ, which yields MSLMRNSLVASGAIFACRLTGMAREIVYTSLFGATGALDAFYTAFRIPNLLRDLFAEGALSQSYTSVASKTREAQGDAAAWELTNKVATQLSALMIAIVTLGILFAGPVMEALYSGDHSLAEQLFATDLSRIMWPFIGFASLSALIMGALNMVGVFGLPMLASAAFNVTSILLGLLIGYFIDPSFGPKALYGFACGVTIGGMAQIAVQLPKLSKTGFCWKPNFQWNDPRVRKIWGLMLPSVLASGVTQFTIFINTGFALDLQKGSVTALTTAFRLWQLPVGLFGVATGMVVLPAVSRMMVGDGRKEVAVHIAKGLRLVAFFAVPAFLILSILGTEFVSSVYQWGRFNQEAVRYTGEVLGAYSLGLLGYAGTKVVQPVFLALEKRWVPLIAAAVALAISIGLNYCFVYILHKNAAWLALTTSVVTTFNFLFYFFYLRRQLGGVDGRTLLSGLARIMAAGIFLGAVCWAGKAWFLQGFLNWTFPARVLGISLVCGCAGIVYLAAAFLLKTPELEAVRAKFLKR from the coding sequence ATGTCCCTGATGCGGAACAGCCTGGTTGCCTCCGGCGCCATCTTCGCCTGCCGCCTGACAGGCATGGCCAGGGAAATTGTGTACACCTCCCTGTTCGGGGCCACGGGAGCCCTGGACGCCTTTTACACGGCTTTCCGTATTCCCAACCTGTTAAGAGATCTGTTTGCGGAAGGGGCTCTTTCCCAATCCTATACCAGCGTAGCCTCCAAAACGCGGGAGGCGCAGGGAGACGCGGCCGCGTGGGAACTGACCAACAAGGTAGCTACCCAGCTTTCCGCCCTGATGATCGCCATTGTAACGCTGGGGATTCTATTTGCAGGGCCCGTCATGGAAGCCCTCTACAGCGGGGATCACTCTCTGGCGGAGCAATTGTTCGCCACAGACCTGAGCCGCATCATGTGGCCTTTCATCGGATTCGCCTCCCTGTCCGCCCTCATCATGGGGGCGCTGAACATGGTGGGGGTTTTCGGATTGCCCATGCTGGCCTCCGCCGCTTTCAACGTTACTTCCATCCTGCTCGGCCTTCTGATTGGATATTTCATTGATCCATCCTTCGGCCCCAAAGCTTTGTACGGTTTTGCCTGCGGCGTCACCATCGGGGGCATGGCCCAGATTGCCGTGCAGCTCCCCAAACTCAGCAAAACCGGCTTCTGCTGGAAACCCAATTTCCAATGGAACGATCCCCGCGTGCGCAAAATCTGGGGGCTGATGCTTCCCTCCGTGCTGGCTTCAGGCGTGACGCAGTTCACCATCTTCATCAATACGGGGTTCGCTCTGGATCTCCAAAAAGGCTCCGTCACCGCCCTGACCACGGCGTTCCGCCTCTGGCAGCTTCCCGTGGGGCTCTTCGGAGTTGCGACGGGCATGGTGGTGCTGCCCGCTGTTTCCCGCATGATGGTGGGAGACGGCAGAAAAGAGGTGGCTGTCCACATCGCCAAGGGGTTGCGGCTGGTGGCATTCTTTGCGGTACCCGCTTTTCTCATCCTCTCCATCCTGGGAACGGAATTCGTCTCCTCCGTATACCAGTGGGGCCGCTTCAACCAGGAGGCCGTGCGTTACACGGGGGAAGTGCTGGGAGCCTATTCCCTGGGCCTGCTGGGCTATGCCGGGACCAAGGTGGTACAGCCCGTCTTCCTGGCTCTTGAAAAACGCTGGGTTCCCCTGATTGCCGCCGCTGTGGCTCTGGCTATCAGCATCGGCCTCAACTACTGTTTCGTCTACATCCTGCATAAAAACGCGGCGTGGCTGGCGCTGACCACCTCCGTGGTCACTACCTTCAATTTTCTCTTTTACTTCTTTTACCTGCGACGCCAGCTGGGCGGCGTAGACGGACGGACGCTGCTTTCCGGACTGGCCAGGATCATGGCGGCGGGAATATTTCTGGGGGCCGTGTGCTGGGCAGGCAAGGCATGGTTCCTCCAGGGCTTCCTGAACTGGACCTTCCCGGCCAGGGTGCTGGGGATATCCCTGGTCTGCGGTTGCGCCGGCATCGTTTACCTGGCGGCGGCTTTCCTGCTGAAGACGCCGGAGCTGGAAGCGGTGCGCGCCAAATTCCTGAAACGCTGA
- the larE gene encoding ATP-dependent sacrificial sulfur transferase LarE, with product MTTTPQTPFERLRAVLLPRKRIAVALSGGLDSSVLLAAAVRILGADHCLALTARTPYVMEEEVRDSTALCRRLGVRQEKLAFPILPALANNPPLRCYLCKHALFSSLAARAAEMGFPLLADGSNLDDLDDYRPGRKALQELGIPSPFLEASMDKEDIRRLACRLGLPESVSGKPAYACLLTRLEHNRPVTEVLLRRVDAAESFLRTLGLKGCRVRAHGDSLARIELPEKERRLFWDGQLASTAARRLRELGFRHITLDLEGYSRGSMNEPS from the coding sequence ATGACAACGACGCCACAGACTCCGTTTGAACGGCTTCGCGCCGTCCTTCTCCCCAGGAAACGCATTGCCGTCGCCTTGTCCGGGGGGCTGGACAGCAGCGTGTTGCTTGCCGCCGCCGTCCGTATCCTGGGAGCGGATCACTGCCTGGCACTGACTGCGCGAACGCCCTACGTGATGGAGGAGGAAGTGCGGGACAGCACGGCGTTGTGCCGCCGCCTGGGCGTCCGGCAGGAAAAACTGGCGTTTCCCATCCTTCCCGCCCTTGCGAATAATCCTCCCCTGCGCTGCTACCTGTGCAAGCATGCCCTGTTTTCCTCCCTGGCAGCCAGAGCGGCTGAGATGGGGTTCCCCCTGCTGGCGGACGGTTCCAATCTTGACGACCTGGACGATTACCGGCCAGGCCGCAAAGCTTTGCAGGAGCTCGGCATCCCGAGTCCCTTTCTGGAAGCTTCCATGGATAAGGAGGATATCCGCCGGCTGGCCTGCCGGCTGGGTCTTCCGGAATCAGTCAGCGGCAAACCGGCCTATGCGTGCCTGCTAACCCGCCTGGAACACAACCGCCCCGTAACGGAAGTTCTGCTGAGACGCGTGGACGCAGCGGAATCTTTCCTGAGAACCCTGGGTCTGAAAGGCTGCCGTGTCCGTGCTCACGGAGACAGCCTGGCCCGCATTGAATTGCCGGAAAAGGAACGCAGACTGTTCTGGGACGGACAGCTTGCCTCCACCGCAGCACGCCGGCTGCGGGAACTGGGCTTCCGGCACATCACCCTGGATCTGGAAGGATATTCCAGAGGGAGCATGAACGAACCCTCATGA
- a CDS encoding polyprenyl synthetase family protein yields the protein MKQVSEFVEAQSSCFDPEVADYMETVCQSKGKMLRPALVLLVAGATGGIKPAHIRLGALLEMVHLASLVHDDVIDEADKRRDEATANALWGNSLAVLLGDVLFSHAMVLGTEFGSTEFCRRLANTVRNVCQGEVAQSSRLYDLSMTREEYFEIIRKKTASLFSAATGGAGWISGVTPEVEESLYQLGDLLGVAYQIYDDCLDMVGDEDDAGKTLHTDATKGKLTLPIFNLLECGDRNVEATLRDAIENREVVDYSAFQDNPVFAEALDKAIQVALEKNEAAREILWLLPQTEYREALAEMTFYMDELLNDCRIS from the coding sequence TTGAAGCAGGTTTCCGAGTTTGTTGAAGCGCAATCATCATGTTTTGACCCGGAAGTGGCCGATTACATGGAAACGGTATGCCAGTCCAAGGGTAAAATGCTCCGTCCGGCCCTGGTTCTGCTGGTTGCCGGCGCTACGGGCGGCATCAAGCCTGCCCATATCCGCCTGGGTGCTTTGCTGGAAATGGTGCATCTGGCTTCCCTTGTGCATGATGACGTGATTGACGAGGCCGACAAACGCCGGGACGAGGCTACGGCGAATGCCCTCTGGGGCAACAGCCTCGCCGTACTGCTGGGGGATGTCCTCTTTTCCCACGCCATGGTGCTGGGTACGGAATTCGGCAGCACGGAATTCTGCCGCAGGCTGGCGAATACCGTCAGGAACGTATGCCAGGGGGAGGTAGCCCAGTCCAGCCGCCTGTATGATCTGAGCATGACCCGCGAGGAATATTTTGAAATCATCCGGAAAAAAACCGCTTCCCTTTTCTCCGCAGCTACGGGGGGGGCTGGCTGGATTTCCGGAGTAACCCCGGAAGTGGAGGAATCCCTTTACCAGCTGGGGGATCTGCTGGGTGTGGCTTACCAGATTTACGACGACTGCCTGGACATGGTGGGAGATGAAGACGATGCCGGAAAGACGCTTCATACGGATGCCACCAAGGGCAAGCTGACCCTTCCCATCTTCAATTTGCTGGAATGCGGTGACAGGAATGTGGAAGCTACCCTGCGGGACGCCATTGAAAACCGTGAAGTGGTGGATTACTCCGCCTTTCAGGACAATCCCGTTTTTGCAGAGGCTCTGGACAAGGCGATTCAGGTAGCTCTGGAGAAAAACGAGGCGGCCCGCGAAATTCTGTGGCTCCTTCCCCAAACGGAATATCGTGAAGCTTTGGCGGAAATGACCTTTTACATGGACGAGCTGCTTAACGACTGCCGTATCTCCTGA
- a CDS encoding adenylyltransferase/cytidyltransferase family protein codes for MKKVFVSGCYDIVHAGHIQFFEEARALGDYLIVSFASEPVLWHHKQRKPSIPDEHKKVLLESLRMVDKVILGTGMKKGLDFEEEFLQEKPDILAVTEDDLYSDIKKELCARVGANYVVLPKTPPKFTPVSTTMLVNRIKAPSAVPLRVDFAGGWLDVPRYARKGSYVVNCAITPMVSLCEWPYEKRSGLGGSGAWAMLEGRDPVASELALGVGWQDPAVIAETGLCVWRSGSSPVLDVKGTGDFLEGRMAILYTGEEHDTPKMADEQRDYVRISQSSLIARTGVLERNINTLAAGVALYYSVQLDEGMRPLPDIPNALAKKYLGGGYGGYALYLFPCRDDRDQAVKDNPAMKRVEPYCRQLFK; via the coding sequence ATGAAAAAAGTTTTCGTCTCCGGCTGCTATGATATCGTCCACGCTGGCCATATCCAGTTCTTTGAAGAAGCCCGCGCTCTGGGCGACTATCTAATCGTCTCTTTCGCTTCGGAACCCGTGCTGTGGCACCACAAGCAGCGCAAGCCGTCCATTCCGGACGAACACAAAAAAGTTCTGCTGGAAAGCCTGCGCATGGTTGACAAGGTTATCCTGGGTACCGGCATGAAAAAGGGCCTGGATTTTGAAGAAGAGTTTCTTCAGGAAAAACCGGACATCCTGGCTGTGACGGAAGACGACCTTTACAGCGATATCAAGAAGGAGCTGTGCGCCCGCGTCGGAGCCAATTACGTGGTGCTCCCCAAGACGCCCCCCAAATTCACTCCCGTCTCCACCACCATGCTGGTGAACCGCATCAAGGCTCCGTCCGCCGTACCGCTTCGCGTGGACTTTGCCGGGGGATGGCTGGACGTGCCCCGCTACGCCAGAAAAGGCTCCTATGTGGTCAACTGCGCCATCACCCCCATGGTTTCCCTCTGCGAATGGCCGTATGAAAAACGCTCCGGGCTGGGAGGCAGCGGCGCGTGGGCCATGCTGGAAGGGCGCGATCCGGTCGCGTCCGAACTCGCTCTGGGCGTCGGTTGGCAGGATCCTGCCGTCATTGCGGAAACGGGGTTGTGCGTATGGCGCTCCGGCAGTTCTCCGGTGCTGGATGTCAAAGGCACGGGTGACTTCCTGGAAGGAAGAATGGCCATTCTATATACGGGTGAAGAACACGACACCCCAAAGATGGCGGATGAACAACGGGACTACGTACGCATCTCCCAATCCTCCCTCATTGCCCGCACCGGAGTGCTGGAACGCAACATCAATACACTGGCGGCAGGCGTAGCCCTGTACTACAGCGTGCAGCTTGACGAAGGAATGCGCCCCCTGCCGGATATTCCCAATGCCCTTGCAAAAAAATATCTGGGAGGCGGCTACGGGGGATACGCCCTGTACCTTTTCCCCTGCCGGGATGATCGCGACCAGGCTGTCAAGGACAACCCGGCAATGAAACGGGTGGAGCCGTATTGCCGCCAGCTGTTCAAGTAA
- a CDS encoding glycoside hydrolase family 10 protein, which translates to MTRFPLFHAFSCSLLALASQALGWQTSGESVPAVPQEFRAAWISTVHNIDWPSRSGLSGAAQRAELLNILNTCAQLKLNAVFLQVRPNADALYRSSLEPWSQWLSGPGVNPGYDPLAFAIQEAHRRGIELHAWFNPFRAKANVKHAVGRNHISLTRPDLMKRNGSVLLINPSASASRDHALKVIMDVVRRYDIDGVHLDDYFYPYPTPGRAWSPASFGDGKSPSQRRGYIDGFVQDMYKSVKSSKPWVRVGVSPFGIWRPGVPGGIEAGVDAYEHLACDARKWLSRGWVDYLAPQLYWRCSPAKQSFPALMQWWAAQNSRRPVWPGIATARIMSSEDPGRPASEIAAQVNYSRSLARTAPGQCFWSIKSIMRNAGGIQKYLNRLYPSMAVPPAMPWCGTGTPGQPQNFYVADNGSTVTLSWQPSGNPSRKWAVQARYGSQWATRILLPGSQTRVTLPKSFLGDAGSVAVRGVSAYGAQGPAAAARR; encoded by the coding sequence ATGACCAGATTTCCCCTGTTCCATGCCTTCTCCTGCTCCCTGCTGGCCCTGGCTTCCCAGGCGCTTGGGTGGCAGACCTCCGGAGAATCCGTTCCCGCTGTCCCCCAGGAATTCCGCGCGGCATGGATATCCACCGTTCATAATATTGACTGGCCCTCCCGTTCCGGCCTCTCCGGAGCAGCCCAGCGCGCGGAGCTGCTGAACATCCTGAATACCTGCGCCCAGTTGAAGCTGAACGCCGTGTTTCTCCAAGTGCGCCCGAACGCCGACGCCCTGTACCGCTCTTCTCTGGAACCGTGGAGCCAATGGCTTTCCGGCCCGGGCGTCAATCCTGGGTATGATCCTCTGGCTTTCGCCATTCAGGAGGCTCACCGCCGCGGCATTGAACTGCACGCCTGGTTCAACCCATTCCGGGCGAAGGCCAACGTCAAGCATGCCGTAGGCCGCAACCATATTTCCCTCACGCGCCCTGATTTGATGAAGCGAAACGGCTCCGTGCTGCTGATAAACCCCAGCGCCTCCGCCTCCCGCGACCACGCGCTGAAGGTTATCATGGATGTCGTGCGCCGCTACGACATTGACGGGGTGCACCTGGACGACTATTTCTACCCCTATCCCACTCCCGGCCGCGCCTGGTCTCCCGCCAGCTTTGGAGACGGGAAATCCCCCTCCCAGCGCCGGGGCTACATTGACGGCTTCGTGCAAGACATGTACAAATCCGTCAAATCTTCCAAACCCTGGGTGCGGGTGGGCGTCAGCCCGTTCGGCATCTGGAGGCCGGGCGTTCCCGGCGGCATTGAAGCGGGAGTGGACGCCTACGAGCATCTGGCGTGCGACGCCCGCAAGTGGCTTTCCCGCGGATGGGTGGATTACCTGGCCCCCCAGCTTTACTGGCGCTGCAGCCCGGCCAAGCAGAGCTTTCCCGCATTGATGCAATGGTGGGCCGCCCAGAACTCCAGACGCCCGGTGTGGCCCGGCATTGCCACGGCACGTATCATGAGCAGCGAAGACCCGGGCCGCCCCGCCTCTGAAATAGCGGCGCAGGTCAACTACTCCCGCAGCCTTGCCAGAACCGCCCCCGGGCAATGCTTCTGGAGCATCAAATCCATCATGCGGAATGCCGGAGGCATCCAGAAATACCTGAACAGATTGTACCCCTCCATGGCCGTTCCGCCCGCCATGCCCTGGTGCGGAACCGGCACACCCGGACAACCGCAGAATTTTTATGTGGCGGACAATGGTTCCACCGTAACCCTCTCCTGGCAGCCGTCCGGCAATCCCTCCCGGAAATGGGCCGTCCAGGCGCGCTACGGCAGCCAGTGGGCTACGCGCATCCTTCTGCCGGGCAGCCAGACCCGCGTAACCCTGCCCAAATCCTTCCTGGGGGATGCGGGGTCTGTCGCCGTCAGGGGCGTCAGCGCCTATGGAGCCCAGGGCCCGGCAGCAGCCGCCAGAAGGTAG
- the larC gene encoding nickel pincer cofactor biosynthesis protein LarC, whose amino-acid sequence MRALVYDCSAGISGDMNLAALIDLGADRENLERELSKLHVHGEWKLECRPAQQHGIRGTRIDVLTEEEGHSGSSHAHHHRTMADIRKLIETSALSNTVKRTALSIFTLLAEAEARVHGTTSEEVHFHEVGAVDSIIDIAGAAICLEMLRVDTVFTGPVELGSGTVTCQHGTMPVPAPATALLAKHFRATLNGTTHEATTPTGAAYIAALAQPVPSPLAGRITATGYGIGHRQGLPVPNILRVMLVETEEEETSPELLTELCANIDDMTPEQTAYLAEKLMEAGALDTWQESVCMKKGRLAVKVCALCQPEQTDRVREAFFRHSSTPGIRQHGMLRHILRRESAPVHTPHGTVHVKTSFMHGRPHYRKAEFEDCRILAEKTGLPLGQCQLMGLFPTSSHDNDATDSV is encoded by the coding sequence ATGAGAGCCTTGGTCTATGATTGCAGCGCGGGCATCAGCGGAGATATGAATCTGGCCGCCCTGATTGATTTGGGAGCGGACCGGGAAAACCTGGAACGGGAACTGTCCAAATTGCATGTGCACGGGGAGTGGAAGCTGGAATGCCGCCCGGCGCAGCAGCACGGCATCCGGGGAACACGGATTGACGTGCTGACGGAGGAAGAAGGGCATTCCGGCAGCAGCCATGCGCACCATCACCGAACTATGGCGGATATACGAAAGCTTATTGAGACAAGCGCCCTTTCCAATACCGTAAAACGGACGGCCCTTTCTATTTTCACCCTGCTGGCGGAGGCGGAAGCCCGCGTACACGGCACTACTTCTGAAGAAGTACATTTCCATGAAGTGGGCGCGGTGGATTCCATCATCGATATCGCGGGAGCTGCCATCTGCCTGGAAATGCTCCGGGTGGACACCGTCTTCACCGGACCGGTGGAGCTGGGGTCTGGCACCGTAACCTGCCAGCACGGAACAATGCCCGTTCCTGCGCCGGCAACGGCTTTGCTGGCGAAACATTTCCGGGCCACCTTGAATGGAACCACCCATGAGGCCACTACACCCACCGGAGCCGCCTACATTGCCGCCCTGGCGCAGCCCGTCCCCTCTCCGCTGGCAGGCCGTATTACCGCAACCGGCTATGGGATCGGCCACCGCCAGGGACTTCCCGTACCGAATATTCTACGGGTGATGCTGGTAGAAACGGAAGAAGAGGAAACTTCCCCGGAACTGCTGACGGAGCTGTGCGCCAATATAGACGATATGACGCCGGAACAGACAGCCTACCTGGCGGAAAAGCTGATGGAGGCAGGTGCTCTGGATACCTGGCAGGAGTCCGTCTGCATGAAGAAAGGCCGTCTGGCAGTCAAGGTTTGCGCCCTGTGCCAGCCGGAACAGACGGACCGCGTGCGGGAAGCCTTCTTCCGGCACAGCAGCACGCCGGGCATCAGGCAGCATGGCATGCTCCGCCATATTCTGCGCCGGGAAAGCGCCCCTGTCCACACTCCCCATGGAACGGTTCATGTAAAAACTTCTTTCATGCACGGCCGCCCCCATTACCGGAAAGCGGAATTTGAAGATTGCAGAATCCTGGCGGAAAAAACCGGATTGCCGCTGGGACAATGCCAGCTGATGGGGCTTTTTCCCACATCTTCCCATGACAACGACGCCACAGACTCCGTTTGA
- a CDS encoding superoxide dismutase, with protein sequence MTKQQAPSTIGYADGKYVLPPLPYAYDALEPMLDEKTVRIHHDKHHAAYVAGANAAAEKLREIADGKLDASATTNWVRNLSFNASGHVLHTIYWTNMTPDPKKEPQGPLVDAIKEKFGSLEAMMKEFKAASQGVEGSGWGILGVDPISKTLVICGAEKHQNLEIPGLVPILVCDVWEHAYYLKHQNLRADYIEDFCRLINWDDVERRYQEAMAS encoded by the coding sequence ATGACTAAACAGCAAGCCCCCTCCACGATCGGCTATGCCGACGGCAAATATGTACTGCCACCCCTTCCGTACGCCTACGACGCGCTTGAACCCATGCTGGATGAAAAAACCGTGCGCATCCACCACGACAAGCATCATGCGGCCTATGTCGCCGGAGCCAATGCCGCGGCTGAAAAGCTCCGTGAAATTGCGGACGGGAAACTGGACGCTTCCGCCACCACCAACTGGGTGCGTAACTTGTCCTTCAATGCTTCCGGCCATGTTCTCCATACCATTTACTGGACCAACATGACGCCTGATCCCAAAAAAGAGCCGCAAGGTCCTCTGGTAGATGCCATCAAGGAAAAATTCGGTTCTCTGGAAGCTATGATGAAGGAATTCAAGGCGGCTTCCCAGGGCGTGGAAGGTTCCGGCTGGGGCATTCTGGGCGTGGACCCCATCAGCAAGACGCTGGTAATCTGCGGGGCGGAAAAACATCAGAATCTGGAAATTCCCGGTCTCGTCCCCATTCTCGTCTGTGACGTTTGGGAACACGCCTATTATCTGAAGCACCAGAACCTCCGGGCGGACTATATTGAAGACTTCTGCCGCCTGATCAACTGGGACGATGTGGAACGCCGCTACCAGGAGGCTATGGCTTCCTGA
- the larB gene encoding nickel pincer cofactor biosynthesis protein LarB, whose protein sequence is MNDITSILHQFKKGLLSAEEAAEKIRAGTVPAPSHTDIDYSRLERTGCPEVIYGAGKTPDQIEEIARSLLAAGQNVLATRLSGEALDYLNRAFPAADMHPEARLMRIAPNPVPRTAGFVGIVSAGTSDQYVAEEAALTAEFLGSRVVRYRDCGVAGLHRLVSHLDSIRQATALVAVAGMEGALPSVLAGLVKAPVIAVPTSVGYGANFRGVTTLLAMMNSCANGVSVVNIDNGFGAGFNAHLINSLASRPS, encoded by the coding sequence ATGAACGACATCACCTCCATTCTGCATCAATTTAAAAAAGGCCTCCTTTCTGCGGAGGAAGCGGCGGAAAAAATTAGAGCCGGCACCGTACCCGCTCCTTCCCATACGGACATTGATTACAGCCGCCTGGAACGCACCGGGTGCCCGGAAGTCATTTACGGCGCAGGAAAAACGCCGGACCAGATTGAAGAGATAGCCCGCAGCCTGCTTGCCGCCGGACAAAATGTTCTGGCCACGCGTCTGAGCGGGGAAGCTCTGGACTACCTGAACCGCGCCTTTCCGGCGGCGGACATGCACCCGGAAGCCCGTCTCATGCGCATTGCTCCGAATCCCGTTCCGCGAACGGCGGGCTTCGTCGGCATCGTCAGCGCGGGGACCTCGGACCAATACGTAGCGGAGGAGGCCGCCCTGACGGCGGAATTTCTGGGCAGCCGGGTAGTCCGGTACCGGGATTGCGGCGTGGCCGGCCTGCACCGCCTGGTTTCCCATCTGGACTCCATCCGCCAAGCTACTGCGCTGGTGGCCGTGGCGGGCATGGAAGGAGCTCTCCCCAGCGTGCTGGCAGGCCTGGTAAAGGCCCCTGTGATAGCCGTGCCTACCAGCGTGGGCTATGGAGCCAATTTCCGCGGGGTAACCACCCTGCTCGCCATGATGAATTCCTGCGCCAACGGTGTTTCCGTCGTCAACATAGACAACGGCTTCGGGGCCGGTTTCAACGCCCACCTGATCAACAGCCTGGCATCCCGGCCCAGCTGA